The window CCCGCTGTGACCCGCTTTTTCGGAGACCAGCCGGGGCAGGTTGAACAGTCCGGCGCCGACCTGACAGGTCTGCACAAACAGAATCGTTTGCGAAAAGTCCAGCGAGCGCAGGGAGAAGAAAGTGTGATTCTTCTGCTGATTCAGTTGCTTCCGCTGCTTCTGCTTCAAGGCTGTTCCCCCCCTTCGTTGCTGTCGACTGCCGCTTCGGTCGGCGTGGCGCGCTGTGATGTTTCTTGCTTAAACGGCTGGCGCTGCGTTTCGCGCGGCCGGGTGTTCGTCGGCCGAAACTTCATAAACGGCAGCGGGGCGCGGATAAAGGTGTCCTTCCAGTCGCTGATCCGCATCGGCGCAAACGGCGACAGATACGGCGCGCCAAGCGATGTCAGATGCAGGAAGTGGATCATGATCAGCAACAGCCCGATAAACAGGCCGTACAGCCCCCAGAATCCGGCGAACATGATCAGGAAAAAGCGCAGGGCGCGCAGGGCGCCGGACATGATGTACGATGGCGTGATAAACGAGGCGATCGTCGACAGCGCGACCGAGATGATCAGGATGTTAGACGCAAAGCCGGCCGAAACGGCCGCTTGGCCCAAGACGATACCGCCAACGATACCGATCGTCTGCCCGACCTTGGTCGGCAGGCGCGCGCCCGCCTCGCGCAAAAGTTCGATCGTGACTTCCATCAGCAAGGTCTCATAGAGCGGCGGAAACGGCACGCGCGCCCGCGACTCGGTCAAGGATACGAGCATGTCGCTTGGAATCATCTGATAGTGATAGGTGACGACGGCGACATACAAGGCGGACAGCGAGATCGAGATCACGACGCCGACGATGCGCAAGGTGCGGATCACCGAGGCGGACACCCAGCGGTTGGAGTAGTCTTCGCCGGTTTGGAAAAACTCGATAAATGATGCGGGCCCGGACAGCACGAACGGCGAGCCGTCGATGAGGATCGCCACTTTTCCCTCCAGAAGGTGCGAGCTGATCCGCTCCGGCCGCTCCGTCATGTGAAACTGCGGAAACGGCGAATAGGGATTGTCATCGATCAATTGCACGAGATCGCCCGCGTCGGAGATGCCGTCGATCTCGACCGCCTGCAGGCGCTCCTCGACCGAGTCGATGTATTCCTGCTGGGCGATGCTGTTGATGTAGACGATCGCCGCCGTCGACTTGGTGAATTTGCCGACGGTGACGAATTTGACTTTCAGATCGGGCGTGCGGATGCGGCGGCGCAGGATCGACAGCGAGATCTGGAGGGATTCGTTAAACGATTCCTGAGGACCTAAGATGACGCTTTCCGTCTCCGAGCGGTCGATGTTGCGCACGGGCGGCTGGTAGGTGTTGACCGCATATGCGGAGCTCGTTTTTTTGATGAAAAAGACGGTCCAGCCGAATAAGATGTATTTGGTGGCATCCTCGAGATGCTCAAGGATTTTGATGTCCATCGCGCCGGAGACTTGATCGGCGCTCAGATCGGGCTGCTTTTGGGTGAGAGCGGCGATGGACCCGTAGGCCGCTTCGACCATGTCCAGTGTGATCAGGGGTTCGATATAGACGACAAACACTTCCGAATCGGTGATCATCCCCGGCGGCAGGTCGCGCATTTTGACGTCGATCGCCTCTTGGAAGATCTCCCTGATCTGCTTGACGTTCTCCGCGTAGGAGCCGAGCTTGCCTTGGGGCAGATTGTTCGATTGCGGAGCAGAATCATCGTATGAAGGCTTGCGGTGCGCTTTCTTGAGCAGTTGGCGAAACAGTTTCATCATCGGGGTTCCCTCCTTCCAAAAAGGGAATTCTTCCCCATACCATTTGCACATTTTGGTTCTTTTATGAGGAGTTCCCATTTTGACGGAACTAAAGTTCTCTATTATACTTAGAATGTTATACGATACCCGAATTGCAGGGAGGCGGTCGGAATGGAACCGCAATTGTACATCGGGGGTCAGGCGCTGCTCGAAGGCGTGCTGATGCGCGGCGGGGACAAAGTGGCGATCGCCGTGCGCAAGTCCGACCATACGATCCATGTGGAAGAGGAAACGCGCTCGCCTCTTACCAAGCGCTCCCGATTGCTGGCGCTGCCGGTCGTGCGCGGCACGGCGGTGCTGTACGATTCCCTGCTGACAGGATACAAAGCGTTAAATCGATCGGCCGCTCTGTCCGGAGCGGAAGACGAGGATGAAGAGCTGTCGCAGTGGGAGGTCACCTTGTCGCTTCTGGTGTCCGTCCTGCTCGCTGTTGCACTGTTTTTGCTGTTGCCGCTGTACGGGGCGAAATGGCTGACCGGCGAAGGCGCCGGCGCTCTGTTTGCCGCGGTGGAAGGCGGACTGCGCCTTGGCGTGTTTTTCCTCTATGTCTGGCTGATCTCGCGGATGAGCGACATCCGGCGCGTGTTCATGTACCACGGTGCGGAACACAAGACGATCAACTGCTATGAGGCGGGCGAGGAATTGACGGTGGAGAATGTCCGCCGGCACACGCTGATCCACAAGCGCTGCGGCACGAGCTTTCTGCTGTTTGTGATGCTGATCTCGATCGTGCTGTTTTCGTTTCTGTCCGGCACCTGGCTCAGCCTGTGGGAGATGGCGCTGTTCCGCCTCCTGCTGCTGCCGGTCGTGGCCGGGCTGGCATACGAACTGATCCGTTATTCGGGCGGCACGACGAATAGATTTGTGACCTGGCTGGTATCGCCAGGCTTGCTCTTGCAAAAAGTAACGACCCGCGAACCGCATGACGAGATGATCGAAGTGGCGATCCTCTCGGTCAAATGCGTGATTCCGGCGTCAGATTCCAGTAGAGGTGAAAACGATGATCGACCGCTTACAAGCGCTTGAAGACCGATATAACAAACTGAGTGACCTGCTCTGCGACCCGGAGATCGCCAGCGACCCGAAGAAGCTGCGCGACTACGGCAAAGAGCAGTCCGACCTGGAAGAGACGGTCAACGTCTTCCGTGAATACAAAGAGGTCGTGCAGGGCCTGGCCGACGCGAAGAGCATGCTCGGCGAGAAGCTCGACGACGAAATGCGCGACCTCGTCAAGATGGAGATCGACGAGCTGTCCGAGCGTGAAGAAGATCTGCAGGCGCGCATGACGATCCTGCTGCTGCCGAAAGACCCGCTCGATGAGAAAAACGTTATCGTCGAGATCCGCGGCGCGGCAGGCGGCGACGAAGCGGCCCTGTTTGCCGGCGATCTGTTCAAGATGTACACCGCCTATGCGGAGCGTCAAGGCTGGAAGACCGAGACGGTGGAGGCGAGCTACACCGAACTGGGCGGCTTCCGCGAAGTCGTGTTCCAGATCATCGGCAAGGGCGCCTATTCCAAGCTGAAGTTCGAATCGGGCGCGCACCGCGTGCAGCGCGTGCCGACCACCGACTCCGGCGGCCGCATCCACACCTCGACGGCGACCGTTGCCGTCCTGCCGGAAGCGGAAGACGTGGAAGTGGAAATTCACGACAAAGACCTGCGCGTCGACACCTTCTGCTCGTCCGGCCCAGGCGGCCAGTCGGTCAACACCACCCAGTCGGCCGTCCGCATCACCCACGTGCCGACCGGCGTGTCCGTCTCCTGCCAGGATGAAAAGTCGCAGATCAAAAACAAAGAGCGCGCGATGAAAGTCCTGCGTGCCCGCCTGTTCGAGATCGAGCTGAAGAAACAGCAGGAAGCGGCCGCTTCTGCCCGCAAATCGGCAGTCGGTACCGGCGACCGCTCCGAGCGGATCCGCACCTACAACTTCCCGCAATCGCGCGTCACCGACCACCGCATCGGCCTGACGCTGCACAAGCTGGACTACATCCTCGCCGGCGACCTCGACGAGATCATCAACACTTTGATCCAAGTCGAGCGCACCGACGCGCTGAAAGCGCAAAACGAGGAAGAATAATGTCTCACGGGACGATGGAAACGATTCGGGAAGCCCTGTTGCGGGCTTCCCGTTTCTTTGAAGAAAAAGGGGTGCGCGCGCCGCAGTTCAACGCGGAGCTGCTGCTGCAGCATGTGCTCCGCATCGACCGCACCAGGATGCTGGTGCGGTTTCAGGAGCCGTTTCCGCAGGCGGAGCGGGAAGCGTTCGACCGTCTGCTGGCCCGGCGCGGCGCCGGGGTGCCGCTGCAGCATCTGACCGGCGAGCAGGAGTTTTACGGACGTCCCTTTTACGTGTCGGGGGATGTGCTGATCCCGCGCCCGGAGACGGAACTGCTGATCGAGCGCGTGCTGCAGGAGCAAGGCGCGTTTGACGCGCCTGTCATTGTCGATATCGGGACGGGGAGTGGGGCGATCGCCTTGACCTTGGCGCTGGAATGGCCGGCAGCGCAAGTGTTCGCTGTGGATATCTCCCCGGCAGCGCTGCAGATGGCACGGCGCAATGCCGAGCGGCTGGGCGTGGCCGACCGGGTGGAATTTTTGCAAGGGGATCTGGTGCAGCCGCTGGCTGCACGCGGGCTGCGGCCGCAGATCGTCGTCTCCAACCCGCCATACATCCCGACGGCCGACTGTGAACAGCTCGACGTGGAAGTGCGCGATCATGAACCGCGCCTTGCGCTCGACGGCGGCGCGGACGGGCTGTATCCGTACCGCGTGATCTGCGGGGCGCTGCCAAAGCTATGGCCGGACGACGGGCCGGCTTTTGTGGCGTATGAAGTGGGGATTCATCAAGACCGCGACGTGGAAGCGATGATTCGCGCGGCGCTGCCCGCCGGGGAATCAGGTGAGACGGGCATCGTGCCGGACTGGCAAGGCATCGGGCGCGTGATCTGGGGCAGACGGGGAGAGTGACGCAGATGGCTGCAGATAAGAAATGGATGCTGTTGTTTATTTTCTTGGGCTTCTTGTTCGCCTTGTTTATCACCTTCGGGCGCGACTATGTAGAGCACGCGCCGCTGATCGGCTGGGGCGGCGCGGTCGTTTGCTACGGCATCGCCTATGGCATCACCCGCACGGCGAGCAGGCGGAAACGCTAGTCTAGCATTTTTTTGCTAGAATTTTTCTGCTGCTAGGTTTAAACTCGCAATCTCGCGTCCATACTCGTAGCATAAGAGATGACCAGTTACGAGGGGGATGCAAGCGATGAGACAAGAGTTGGCGATGGTGCGGGAAGCGGTCGAGAAAGTGAACAAACGGGCGGCGATCGCGCTGCTGCTCGCGGCGGCGATGATCGGGATTGGCGTTGGCCCGACCGAAGCGCAAGACCTCGGACCGGTCGCGGCAAACGTGGTGATCGACGACGAGATGATGCAAGAGCAGGTGCAGACCGGGCAGTCGATCCCGGGCGACGCGATCCGCCTGCGCATCATCGCCAACAGCGACTCGGCGGAAGACCAGCAGCTGAAGCGCGACATTCGCGACGAGATCATCGCAGCGATCGCGGTGGAAGTGGAAGGGCTGAAGACGGCCGAAGCTGCGCGGGAACAGATCCGTGCGGCCGTGCCGGAGATGAACGAGATCGCCAAGCGCGTGATCGAAGAGCAAGGTTACTCCTACCCGGTGG of the Tumebacillus sp. BK434 genome contains:
- a CDS encoding spore germination protein, which codes for MMKLFRQLLKKAHRKPSYDDSAPQSNNLPQGKLGSYAENVKQIREIFQEAIDVKMRDLPPGMITDSEVFVVYIEPLITLDMVEAAYGSIAALTQKQPDLSADQVSGAMDIKILEHLEDATKYILFGWTVFFIKKTSSAYAVNTYQPPVRNIDRSETESVILGPQESFNESLQISLSILRRRIRTPDLKVKFVTVGKFTKSTAAIVYINSIAQQEYIDSVEERLQAVEIDGISDAGDLVQLIDDNPYSPFPQFHMTERPERISSHLLEGKVAILIDGSPFVLSGPASFIEFFQTGEDYSNRWVSASVIRTLRIVGVVISISLSALYVAVVTYHYQMIPSDMLVSLTESRARVPFPPLYETLLMEVTIELLREAGARLPTKVGQTIGIVGGIVLGQAAVSAGFASNILIISVALSTIASFITPSYIMSGALRALRFFLIMFAGFWGLYGLFIGLLLIMIHFLHLTSLGAPYLSPFAPMRISDWKDTFIRAPLPFMKFRPTNTRPRETQRQPFKQETSQRATPTEAAVDSNEGGEQP
- a CDS encoding DUF1385 domain-containing protein; translation: MEPQLYIGGQALLEGVLMRGGDKVAIAVRKSDHTIHVEEETRSPLTKRSRLLALPVVRGTAVLYDSLLTGYKALNRSAALSGAEDEDEELSQWEVTLSLLVSVLLAVALFLLLPLYGAKWLTGEGAGALFAAVEGGLRLGVFFLYVWLISRMSDIRRVFMYHGAEHKTINCYEAGEELTVENVRRHTLIHKRCGTSFLLFVMLISIVLFSFLSGTWLSLWEMALFRLLLLPVVAGLAYELIRYSGGTTNRFVTWLVSPGLLLQKVTTREPHDEMIEVAILSVKCVIPASDSSRGENDDRPLTSA
- the prfA gene encoding peptide chain release factor 1 is translated as MIDRLQALEDRYNKLSDLLCDPEIASDPKKLRDYGKEQSDLEETVNVFREYKEVVQGLADAKSMLGEKLDDEMRDLVKMEIDELSEREEDLQARMTILLLPKDPLDEKNVIVEIRGAAGGDEAALFAGDLFKMYTAYAERQGWKTETVEASYTELGGFREVVFQIIGKGAYSKLKFESGAHRVQRVPTTDSGGRIHTSTATVAVLPEAEDVEVEIHDKDLRVDTFCSSGPGGQSVNTTQSAVRITHVPTGVSVSCQDEKSQIKNKERAMKVLRARLFEIELKKQQEAAASARKSAVGTGDRSERIRTYNFPQSRVTDHRIGLTLHKLDYILAGDLDEIINTLIQVERTDALKAQNEEE
- the prmC gene encoding peptide chain release factor N(5)-glutamine methyltransferase; the encoded protein is MSHGTMETIREALLRASRFFEEKGVRAPQFNAELLLQHVLRIDRTRMLVRFQEPFPQAEREAFDRLLARRGAGVPLQHLTGEQEFYGRPFYVSGDVLIPRPETELLIERVLQEQGAFDAPVIVDIGTGSGAIALTLALEWPAAQVFAVDISPAALQMARRNAERLGVADRVEFLQGDLVQPLAARGLRPQIVVSNPPYIPTADCEQLDVEVRDHEPRLALDGGADGLYPYRVICGALPKLWPDDGPAFVAYEVGIHQDRDVEAMIRAALPAGESGETGIVPDWQGIGRVIWGRRGE
- the spoIIR gene encoding stage II sporulation protein R, which encodes MRQELAMVREAVEKVNKRAAIALLLAAAMIGIGVGPTEAQDLGPVAANVVIDDEMMQEQVQTGQSIPGDAIRLRIIANSDSAEDQQLKRDIRDEIIAAIAVEVEGLKTAEAAREQIRAAVPEMNEIAKRVIEEQGYSYPVATDFGLVPFPTKMYGTEVYPAGEYEALRIQVGEAKGQNWWCVLFPPLCFVDMSNGDAVKAKDMETAAITTVAVKDAAGGEQEVEVRSALFDKIASWWDGLTDSIGGFFA